The following are from one region of the Methanolacinia paynteri genome:
- the ppsA gene encoding phosphoenolpyruvate synthase, protein MSKLPDILWLADIKKEDIPSVGGKGASLGEMTAVGLPVPPAFVVTAQAFRKFLVTSGIDEKIFSTLKDIDVEDSDLLENVAEKVKEIVMSAKMPEDIKNETISAYDKMGDDAVVAVRSSATAEDLPDASFAGQQETYLNITGEKSLIESLQKCWASLYGARAIYYRVKQGFDHSAVDIAVVVQKLVYSEKSGVMFSSHPVTGEPTTIIEGSWGLGEAVVSGMVSPDNYVYDSRSGRVIDRYIATKEIEILPDGTHGTKEIRVPDERQKTAVLSDAEIARLAKFAKISEEHYGVPQDVEWGIVGDEIFILQSRPITTIKGTATTKKGEKVEGSGNIILEGQGASPGIATGKVVIVGSTKDLSKVNTGDIMVAKMTNPDMVPAMRKAAAIITDEGGMTCHAAIVSRELGTPAAVGTKKATSILIDGQVVSVDGEKGLVYEGRISIPESAAPAAAVPAGVAVSSAPIITATSIKVNVSLPEAAKRAAATGADGVGLLRIEHLILGLGKTPGWFIRNKKEEEFINELYVGIKTVMDEFPGKPVWVRTIDSPTDEFRNMKGGEDEPEEHNPMLGWRGIRRDLQSIDQFRLQVEAFKRLWEQGYDNLGIMFPLVGHPDEFVAAKELMREFGVDVDDKTLGIMVEIPSSAILIDDFIKEGIAFASFGTNDLIQYTLAIDRNNQNVADMYKPKHPAVLKLIKYAIEKCRAGGVECSICGQAGSDPEMVKWLVETGITSVSANIDAVQKIRETAARTEKKILLDAARK, encoded by the coding sequence ATGAGCAAATTGCCAGATATTCTGTGGTTAGCAGATATTAAAAAGGAAGATATTCCGTCTGTAGGGGGAAAAGGAGCCTCTTTAGGCGAAATGACAGCGGTGGGCCTTCCTGTTCCGCCTGCATTTGTCGTGACTGCACAGGCATTCAGAAAATTCCTTGTAACATCGGGAATAGACGAAAAGATCTTTTCCACTCTAAAAGATATCGACGTGGAGGATTCGGATCTTTTAGAAAACGTAGCGGAAAAAGTGAAAGAGATCGTGATGTCCGCAAAGATGCCTGAAGACATCAAAAACGAGACCATTTCCGCATACGATAAGATGGGCGACGATGCGGTCGTCGCAGTAAGGTCGAGCGCAACCGCAGAGGACCTGCCTGATGCAAGTTTTGCCGGGCAGCAGGAGACTTATCTCAATATTACAGGCGAGAAAAGCCTCATCGAGTCTCTTCAGAAATGCTGGGCCTCGCTATATGGCGCAAGGGCGATCTACTACAGGGTTAAGCAGGGTTTCGACCACAGTGCGGTGGATATTGCAGTAGTCGTCCAGAAACTTGTATATTCCGAAAAATCAGGTGTCATGTTCTCCTCTCATCCGGTGACCGGAGAGCCGACAACGATAATCGAAGGGTCGTGGGGTCTCGGGGAGGCTGTCGTATCAGGGATGGTCTCTCCCGACAATTATGTATATGACAGCAGGTCAGGGCGCGTAATCGACCGTTATATCGCGACGAAAGAGATCGAGATCCTTCCTGACGGAACGCACGGCACAAAGGAGATCAGGGTACCTGACGAGAGGCAGAAGACAGCGGTTCTCTCAGACGCCGAGATAGCAAGGCTGGCAAAGTTTGCAAAGATATCGGAAGAGCATTACGGTGTCCCGCAGGATGTCGAGTGGGGTATAGTGGGAGATGAGATCTTCATTCTCCAGTCCCGCCCTATAACAACCATAAAAGGCACAGCTACTACTAAAAAGGGTGAAAAGGTGGAAGGAAGCGGAAATATCATACTCGAGGGGCAGGGGGCATCCCCGGGAATCGCAACAGGAAAAGTTGTAATCGTCGGGTCGACAAAGGACCTCAGCAAGGTAAATACCGGGGACATTATGGTCGCAAAGATGACCAATCCGGACATGGTCCCTGCAATGAGGAAGGCTGCGGCAATTATTACCGACGAAGGCGGAATGACATGCCACGCTGCGATTGTAAGTCGTGAACTCGGAACACCTGCGGCAGTCGGAACAAAGAAGGCCACAAGCATTCTCATCGACGGCCAGGTGGTCTCGGTAGACGGAGAGAAGGGTCTTGTATACGAGGGCAGGATCTCGATACCGGAAAGTGCCGCGCCTGCGGCAGCGGTTCCTGCAGGAGTTGCCGTTTCTTCAGCTCCGATTATTACAGCAACAAGCATTAAGGTCAACGTATCCCTTCCCGAAGCAGCAAAGAGGGCGGCTGCCACCGGTGCAGACGGTGTGGGACTGCTCAGGATCGAACACCTTATCCTGGGTCTCGGAAAGACTCCCGGCTGGTTCATCAGGAACAAGAAGGAAGAGGAATTCATAAACGAACTTTATGTCGGCATAAAAACCGTCATGGACGAGTTCCCCGGAAAACCGGTCTGGGTCAGAACAATCGATTCACCGACCGACGAATTCCGCAACATGAAAGGCGGAGAGGACGAGCCGGAGGAGCACAACCCGATGCTCGGGTGGCGTGGTATCCGCCGTGATCTCCAGAGCATAGACCAGTTCAGGCTTCAGGTAGAGGCATTCAAGAGACTCTGGGAACAGGGATACGACAATCTCGGAATAATGTTCCCGCTCGTCGGCCACCCGGACGAATTCGTAGCTGCAAAGGAGCTCATGCGTGAGTTTGGCGTGGACGTGGATGACAAAACGCTCGGCATTATGGTAGAGATCCCCTCAAGCGCGATACTCATCGATGATTTCATCAAAGAGGGAATCGCTTTCGCTTCGTTCGGAACGAACGACCTGATCCAGTACACGCTCGCGATCGACAGGAACAACCAGAACGTCGCGGATATGTACAAACCCAAGCACCCGGCAGTCCTGAAATTAATCAAATATGCAATAGAGAAGTGCAGGGCAGGAGGAGTCGAGTGCTCCATCTGCGGACAGGCAGGATCAGACCCCGAGATGGTGAAGTGGCTCGTCGAGACGGGAATCACAAGTGTCTCGGCAAACATCGATGCGGTGCAGAAGATTCGCGAAACCGCTGCACGCACCGAAAAGAAGATCCTGCTCGATGCTGCAAGGAAGTAA
- the serA gene encoding phosphoglycerate dehydrogenase, which yields MTYKVLVSDPLADEGIEILRGFCEVDINTGLSEDELIKIIGDYDGLLVRSGTEVTANVIEAAAKLKFIGRAGAGVDNIDTDAATQRGIIVANAPAGNTLAACEHTLAMMASLARKIPQATASVKRGEWKRSAFMGVELNEKTLGIVGFGRIGQELARRAIALDMKVVAYDPYINEERAKELGVEVMTLDQLFPVADFITVHTPLIKETKHLINKKSIAVMKDGVRIINCARGGIINESDLYDAIVAGKVAGAALDVYENEPPKDSKIITLDEVITTPHLGASTVEAQLNVAVSVAKQCIEVLKGGSAKFVVNAPMISPDQQDRIDPYVKLVRNMGSLLIQLIEGRIESVEIEYAGKAAEFGSGSKYITRMALKGILDPILQTPVNIVNAELAAKERGIRVSETITDKSLGFTNLVTISIETDKMSETVSGNVSSPEKLRIVKIGEYMTDMTPGGDVVISRHHDVPGVIGQFATIIGKYGVNIAGMQVGRNQPGEEAVMVLNVDSEVPQEAMDQILKIEGVYTAKYAHI from the coding sequence GTGACATATAAAGTGCTGGTCAGCGACCCGCTGGCAGATGAAGGAATAGAGATCCTTCGCGGCTTCTGCGAAGTGGATATCAATACAGGCCTCTCCGAAGACGAACTTATAAAGATAATCGGCGATTATGACGGCCTTCTTGTAAGAAGCGGCACGGAAGTTACCGCGAATGTGATCGAAGCGGCAGCAAAACTGAAGTTTATCGGAAGGGCAGGTGCCGGTGTAGACAACATCGATACCGATGCGGCAACCCAGCGCGGCATCATCGTTGCCAATGCTCCTGCGGGAAACACTCTTGCAGCATGCGAGCACACCCTTGCCATGATGGCATCTCTTGCGAGAAAGATCCCGCAGGCGACCGCCTCGGTAAAGAGGGGTGAATGGAAGAGATCTGCCTTCATGGGTGTCGAGCTGAATGAAAAGACGCTCGGTATCGTCGGATTTGGCAGAATCGGGCAGGAACTTGCGAGGCGTGCAATCGCTCTCGATATGAAGGTCGTGGCATACGATCCGTATATCAACGAGGAAAGGGCCAAAGAGCTCGGCGTTGAGGTAATGACCCTCGATCAACTCTTCCCGGTCGCCGACTTCATTACAGTCCACACCCCCCTCATAAAGGAGACGAAACACCTCATCAACAAGAAGTCCATCGCTGTCATGAAGGACGGCGTCAGGATCATCAACTGTGCCCGCGGAGGCATAATCAACGAATCCGATCTTTATGATGCGATAGTTGCAGGAAAGGTTGCGGGTGCGGCGCTCGACGTATACGAGAACGAGCCGCCCAAGGACTCAAAGATCATAACTCTCGACGAGGTCATAACGACACCGCATCTCGGTGCGTCGACTGTAGAAGCACAGCTGAATGTCGCAGTCTCGGTTGCGAAGCAGTGTATCGAGGTTCTTAAGGGCGGTTCGGCCAAGTTCGTTGTAAACGCCCCGATGATCTCTCCCGATCAGCAGGACAGGATCGATCCTTACGTAAAGCTTGTCAGGAATATGGGAAGCCTTCTCATACAGCTCATAGAAGGAAGGATCGAATCCGTAGAGATCGAGTACGCCGGAAAAGCGGCTGAATTCGGGAGCGGTTCTAAATATATCACAAGAATGGCCCTAAAAGGAATCCTCGATCCGATCCTCCAGACGCCGGTCAATATCGTCAATGCCGAACTGGCGGCAAAGGAGAGAGGCATCAGGGTTTCGGAGACGATTACAGACAAGTCACTTGGATTTACGAACCTTGTCACAATATCGATAGAGACGGACAAGATGTCCGAGACAGTAAGTGGAAACGTATCTTCCCCGGAGAAACTCAGGATCGTAAAGATCGGCGAGTACATGACCGATATGACCCCGGGCGGGGATGTCGTCATCTCAAGGCATCATGATGTGCCCGGTGTTATCGGGCAGTTTGCAACGATTATCGGAAAATATGGCGTAAATATCGCGGGCATGCAGGTGGGAAGGAACCAGCCCGGCGAAGAAGCGGTTATGGTCCTCAATGTGGATTCAGAGGTCCCCCAGGAGGCGATGGACCAGATCCTGAAGATTGAAGGGGTCTACACCGCCAAATACGCTCATATATAA